From a single Sulfolobus sp. E5-1-F genomic region:
- a CDS encoding acetoacetate decarboxylase family protein, whose amino-acid sequence MEDVRESYYNTFSLPITKSGKSQIVPPPPWIYAIEMIGVKAYFDPNKVLDVIPPPLEVEDGEGFVYVAKIWTVSGNIWEMLYEDPEETKYMEAAIAFKVRYNGKIYTYFPFMWVDKDLPMIRGWLLGYPKKLAHISISEFHKLLDGYNGPNSGVKMGGYALRNGKEIIRMKITLKEKVSQPPIPFGPIVQFRRFPAVQDGTDVYELGQVISSDFRVGEVWRGEGELILNGSVNEELETLKINKIERGYYFNWSFKQLGTKILAKNIG is encoded by the coding sequence ATGGAAGATGTACGTGAGTCGTATTATAATACGTTCAGTTTGCCAATAACTAAGTCTGGTAAGTCACAAATCGTTCCACCTCCGCCATGGATATATGCAATAGAAATGATAGGGGTAAAAGCATATTTCGATCCCAATAAAGTTCTTGATGTAATCCCTCCTCCATTAGAAGTAGAGGACGGAGAAGGGTTTGTATATGTTGCTAAGATCTGGACGGTAAGTGGAAATATATGGGAGATGTTGTACGAAGATCCTGAAGAGACTAAGTATATGGAGGCTGCAATAGCCTTTAAGGTCAGATATAATGGTAAAATTTACACATATTTTCCATTTATGTGGGTTGATAAAGATCTACCGATGATTCGTGGATGGCTGTTGGGCTATCCTAAAAAATTAGCTCACATATCAATTTCGGAATTTCATAAACTTCTAGATGGTTATAATGGTCCTAACAGTGGCGTAAAGATGGGAGGGTATGCTTTAAGGAATGGTAAGGAGATAATAAGAATGAAAATAACGCTAAAAGAAAAAGTATCACAACCTCCAATACCCTTTGGTCCTATAGTACAATTTAGGAGATTCCCAGCTGTCCAAGATGGTACAGATGTTTATGAATTAGGACAAGTAATCTCTTCAGATTTTAGAGTCGGCGAAGTATGGAGAGGTGAAGGAGAGTTGATATTAAATGGCTCAGTAAATGAGGAATTGGAAACTTTGAAGATAAACAAGATTGAGAGAGGATATTACTTCAATTGGTCATTTAAGCAATTAGGCACA